The DNA region GCAAGCAGATTGGAATCTAAATAGTTGACAAATGTCTCCTATTTTAATGTGGAGGCAACAGCTTTCCGGCATAGTCGATAATGCTATGATAAATCGTTATAAACTTCTAAAATATCGCTATAAGCCTAAAAATCCTTGGGTACGTCTGTAAAATCAGGTACTGAGATTTTGGGAAAACGATTAATTGCCACTAAAGTTACATACTGGACGCGAATCAACCCCTTCTCTAAGAGTCGCTACGCAAGCTGGAAAGTCTAAAACAACACATTTACTCATTCAAAATTAAGAACGCAATAAATTTAGGGCTGCTGCATCCCTTTTTGAATGCATGAATACGTGAATTCAAGCGTACTCCTACGGAGAAGCAAGCTACGCGTAGCGTCTCGTAGAGAAGCGAGTGGTCATGGGTTTATCTGGCTGGTAGTGTCACACATTCTCATCCAAGATTGTTCCTTCTATATTGGCTCCATCCAAATTTGCTCCGCTTAAATTTGTCTGGTTTAAATCTGCTTGAGTGAGATTTGCCTGGGATAAGTCGGCTACAGTTAAGTCTGCACCGCTCAAATTGGCTCCATCTAAATTCGCCGCTATCAAACTAGCTTCCTGCAAATCCGCTTCACTCAAGTTAGTGTCAATCAGTTTCGCAACCGTCAAATCAGCCTGACTCAAATTAGCTCCATCCAAAATAGCTTCATCCAAAATAGCTCCATCCAAGATAGCTCCGCTTAAGTTGCTACCACTGAGGTCAGCATTGCTCAAATTTGCTCCATTTAAGTCTGCCTCAATCAAACTGGCTTGGGCTAAATTAGCGTGACTTAGATTAGCTCCATCTAAAATTGCTTTATCCAAAATTATGCCACTGAGATTGGCTTCCCTTAAGTTTGCCTCGCTCAAGTTGATACCAGTAAAGTCTCTGACACCTGCGGCATAGTTTTTCAGGAGTTGATCTGCTTTCATATCTGTCGCTGTGTTAAGGAACGTTTAATTGATGCTATCCAGCTTACTCAGATAGGCAGTAAATCCCCAGCACGCGCCACGGAGGATTGGTGTAGTGAATCAAACCGGAGTGAATATCGAATCACCTTTGTCTAGATTAGCCATCCTCAACTACTGGCGCTACTACCTAGAGTTGTGATTTTTTTTCATACTTGGGAGGGATGTTGAAGAATTTAAAAACTTAAACAACGGAATGCTTCCGACTAATAGTCTGTCAAGCTAGTTTTGATGGTTGGTACTAAATACAGCATTTCATTAATTTGTAGCAAATTAAATTTGGCAATGCTAATGCATCGGCTAACAATGCCAACGCATCGGCTAACAACGCCAATGCATCGACTAACAACGCCAATGCATCGACTAACAACGCCAACGCATCGGCTAACAATGCCAATGCATCGACTAACAATGCCAACGCATCGGCTAACAATGCCAATGCATCGACTGACAATACTAATGCGTCCCATTGCATTAAAAACGCTACGATTTTACGCAAAGCTGTACTAAGTACTTTAGTGCTTAAAAAATGAGTACTAAAGTGCTTACTACAAACTTGTCTAATACAGACTTTATGC from Nostoc commune NIES-4072 includes:
- a CDS encoding pentapeptide repeat-containing protein; its protein translation is MKADQLLKNYAAGVRDFTGINLSEANLREANLSGIILDKAILDGANLSHANLAQASLIEADLNGANLSNADLSGSNLSGAILDGAILDEAILDGANLSQADLTVAKLIDTNLSEADLQEASLIAANLDGANLSGADLTVADLSQANLTQADLNQTNLSGANLDGANIEGTILDENV